The following are encoded together in the Ranitomeya imitator isolate aRanImi1 chromosome 4, aRanImi1.pri, whole genome shotgun sequence genome:
- the NAA38 gene encoding N-alpha-acetyltransferase 38, NatC auxiliary subunit yields the protein MAAVLEENGCSPPAGDSDVEAGDGARHKLESLLNRNMRIEMTDGRSLIGCFLCTDRDCNVILGSAQEFLRASDSFPVREPRVLGLAMVPGHHIVSIQVELESVTSPQYL from the exons ATGGCTGCTGTCCTGGAGGAGAATGGCTGCAGCCCCCCTGCCGGG GACTCGGATGTGGAGGCGGGTGACGGCGCCCGGCACAAGCTGGAATCTCTGCTGAACAGGAACATGCGCATCGAGATGACGGACGGGCGCTCGCTGATCGGCTGCTTCCTGTGCACGGACCGAGACTGTAACGTGATCCTGGGCTCCGCGCAGGAATTCCTCCGAGCCTCAG ACTCTTTCCCGGTGCGAGAGCCGCGCGTCCTGGGGCTGGCCATGGTCCCCGGGCACCACATCGTGTCCATCCAGGTGGAGCTGGAGAGCGTCACCTCCCCCCAGTACCTGTGA